Proteins encoded by one window of Paenibacillus sp. DCT19:
- a CDS encoding metallophosphoesterase, with amino-acid sequence MLLSIVHLTDIHFSINQTNSVLEKKSQLIKAIISELRGSKYAVLIVSGDIANFGIEEEYGEYALPFFIELRESIVKEIDKIVVEYLFVPGNHDCDFSEKEKMEVRDTLINSILQNNTLANKSAYIEQIKTQSNYEAIKEIFHDQWISISYINSNQIFEKVSLTVNDIKIAFNLFNSAWISTINEKPGHMYYPVSLIEQQVSSKLGDINFSVLHHPTHWLTPDNKREMDNLLTKVSDFILTGHEHVSSKIIATDWSNRAIHHIEGTALQELGQPNVSGFNMIHFDLKEMEFCVNSYVWNSNYYSPSKETLIWEKWAKNTTAKAYDHALRLNDSFEDFINDINVQVTHPRVNELRLSDIYIYPNIEEIMYDDDANISTRMSINEISDVIKSEKNSHLFITGEKDSGKTALGKMLFQYFHNDKYFPLYIEGSFLNRLYTNNINKLIQESAKKYILMKIFIFN; translated from the coding sequence ATGTTACTATCAATAGTTCATTTAACAGATATACACTTTTCAATTAATCAGACTAATAGTGTGTTGGAAAAGAAGAGTCAACTAATTAAAGCTATTATTTCAGAGTTAAGGGGTTCTAAGTACGCAGTTTTAATAGTATCAGGAGATATAGCGAACTTTGGTATAGAAGAAGAGTATGGAGAGTATGCTCTCCCTTTTTTTATAGAATTAAGAGAATCCATAGTTAAAGAAATTGATAAAATAGTAGTTGAATACTTATTTGTTCCAGGAAATCATGATTGCGATTTTTCAGAGAAAGAGAAAATGGAGGTCAGGGACACCCTAATAAATTCTATTCTACAAAATAATACCTTAGCTAATAAGAGTGCTTACATTGAGCAAATTAAAACACAAAGTAATTATGAAGCAATAAAAGAAATTTTTCATGATCAGTGGATAAGTATCAGTTATATAAACAGTAATCAAATTTTTGAGAAAGTTAGTTTAACTGTTAACGATATCAAAATTGCTTTTAATTTGTTTAATTCTGCTTGGATTTCTACAATAAATGAAAAACCAGGACATATGTATTACCCGGTATCACTGATTGAACAACAAGTTTCTTCGAAGTTAGGTGATATTAACTTTTCTGTACTGCATCACCCTACACACTGGTTAACGCCTGACAACAAAAGAGAGATGGATAACTTACTAACAAAAGTCTCCGATTTTATTTTAACAGGTCATGAGCATGTTTCTTCTAAAATTATTGCCACAGACTGGTCAAATAGAGCTATACATCATATTGAGGGAACTGCACTTCAGGAACTAGGTCAGCCTAATGTAAGTGGATTTAATATGATTCATTTTGATTTGAAGGAAATGGAGTTTTGTGTAAATAGCTATGTCTGGAATTCTAACTATTATAGCCCTTCAAAAGAAACTTTAATATGGGAAAAATGGGCAAAAAATACAACTGCGAAAGCTTATGACCATGCGTTGAGACTAAATGATAGTTTTGAAGATTTCATTAATGATATTAATGTTCAAGTTACTCACCCTAGAGTGAATGAGTTGCGTTTGAGTGACATATATATTTATCCCAATATTGAAGAAATAATGTATGATGATGATGCAAATATTTCAACTCGTATGTCAATAAATGAAATATCAGATGTTATCAAATCAGAAAAGAATTCACATCTATTTATAACTGGAGAAAAAGACTCAGGAAAGACAGCTCTCGGGAAAATGCTATTTCAGTATTTTCATAATGATAAATACTTCCCTCTTTATATTGAGGGGAGTTTTCTAAACAGGCTCTATACTAATAATATTAATAAATTGATTCAAGAATCTGCAAAAAAATATATTCTGATGAAAATATTTATATTCAATTAG